One stretch of Oncorhynchus tshawytscha isolate Ot180627B linkage group LG21, Otsh_v2.0, whole genome shotgun sequence DNA includes these proteins:
- the LOC112244661 gene encoding fibroblast growth factor 2: MATGEITTLPATPEDGGSGGFLPGNFKEPKRLYCKNGGYFLRINSNGSVDGIRDKNDPHNKLQLQATSVGEVVIKGVSANRYLAMNADGRLFGARRTTDECYFMERLESNNYNTYRSRKYPEMYVALKRTGQYKSGSKTGPGQKAILFLPMSARR; the protein is encoded by the exons atggCAACAGGAGAAATCACCACTCTACCCGCCACACCTGAAGATGGAGGCAGTGGCGGCTTCCTTCCAGGAAACTTTAAGGAGCCCAAGAGGTTGTACTGTAAAAATGGAGGCTACTTCTTGAGGATAAACTCTAACGGAAGCGTGGACGGGATCAGAGATAAGAACGACCCCCACA ATAAGCTTCAACTCCAGGCGACCTCAGTGGGCGAAGTAGTAATCAAAGGGGTCTCAGCCAACCGCTATCTGGCCATGAATGCAGATGGAAGACTGTTTGGAGCG agacGGACAACAGATGAATGTTACTTcatggagaggctggagagtAACAACTACAACACCTACCGCTCTCGAAAGTACCCTGAAATGTATGTGGCACTGAAAAGGACTGGCCAGTACAAGTCAGGATCCAAAACTGGACCCGGCCAAAAAGccattctctttctccccatGTCGGCCAGACGCTGA
- the bbs12 gene encoding Bardet-Biedl syndrome 12 protein: MGSTIISQRLHVGLQQLTALAAVTHSFLGPNKNHKFIQDESTGESSLVCTCFRVLEHLDLTCSVGQLANETIQAHQKVFHSGAGCLLFMAGVWSRAALECLHRDISIPHIVSAMSEGLDICCKVCRSNSVSIEDVRPNASDSGTSVLQGSPHTVLRNPVTGMNPSHGALNNKKQSRIKLTHSRHFCANDEADKNTTPGLFSHAVSSKGVDIAHLAEAVSHGCVDAMSLVVEVSKMQSKNNGSGDSCRTFDVNKLVTCTLPGLSEDHSCVLPGCVILLSAEQASLVHHMKEQKWQVVLINGDLSEKYRHLGFNSKNDISQVTDKLDLKGLSKEDDWEDNVLTTLLKNNVNLVLVNGEASERLTQHCMSHRILVVERMKPDILKDFAETTGAVPVTYATQLSKHCVGTGVEISIWRDCSGNRRRASMAVNIVADRTALVTVVLTTSVHSKLQTLEDCFWGCAYRLHHTLKDRKLLPGAGKTELLCVQILQKHIKDNGEQTRGKDGTSAPQAKQGRAGNPHRADVFQLMADGWMDYISTLMLNSGTCSKVDAWTTINQQLIDLNGGLSLDANFSRLLLRDDTEDGMMSPDMKRSAGKVYDNMTVKLEAWRKALDLVFLVLQTDTEIITGIDPKQVEGQSNVMVL, translated from the coding sequence ATGGGAAGTACAATTATTAGTCAAAGACTTCATGTTGGACTGCAGCAGCTCACAGCTTTGGCGGCTGTCACACATTCCTTTTTGGGCCCCAATAAAAACCACAAGTTTATTCAAGACGAGTCTACCGGGGAGTCGTCCTTGGTGTGCACATGTTTCCGCGTCTTGGAACACTTAGACCTGACCTGCTCTGTAGGTCAGCTGGCCAATGAGACAATCCAAGCTCACCAGAAGGTCTTCCACTCTGGTGCGGGGTGCCTGCTATTTATGGCTGGGGTCTGGAGCAGGGCTGCCCTCGAATGTCTCCACAGAGACATTTCAATCCCACATATTGTGTCAGCCATGTCTGAAGGGCTGGATATATGTTGCAAAGTCTGCAGGTCAAACAGTGTCTCGATTGAAGACGTTCGACCGAATGCTTCTGATAGTGGCACATCAGTACTCCAGGGCTCTCCACACACAGTGTTACGTAACCCTGTCACAGGGATGAACCCTAGCCATGGGGCCCTCAACAACAAGAAACAAAGCAGAATAAAACTCACTCACAGCAGACATTTTTGTGCAAATGATGAAGCTGATAAGAACACCACACCAGGGTTATTTTCCCATGCAGTGAGTTCTAAAGGAGTTGATATTGCTCACCTCGCTGAAGCTGTGAGCCATGGATGTGTGGATGCAATGAGCTTAGTGGTTGAGGTGAGCAAGATGCAGTCAAAGAACAATGGAAGTGGtgacagctgtagaacatttgaTGTCAACAAGCTGGTAACGTGCACTCTGCCAGGCTTGTCAGAGGACCATTCATGTGTTTTACCAGGTTGTGTTATTCTGCTCTCTGCAGAGCAGGCTTCCCTTGTACATCACATGAAAGAACAGAAGTGGCAAGTTGTTCTCATTAATGGAGATCTCAGTGAAAAATATCGCCATCTTGGTTTCAATAGCAAGAATGACATCAGCCAAGTGACCGACAAGTTGGACTTGAAAGGCCTCAGCAAAGAAGATGATTGGGAAGACAATGTTTTAACAactctgttgaaaaacaatgtgAATCTAGTTTTAGTCAATGGAGAGGCAAGTGAAAGACTCACCCAGCACTGCATGAGTCACCGTATACTTGTGGTTGAGAGGATGAAGCCTGACATTTTGAAGGACTTTGCGGAAACAACAGGAGCTGTCCCTGTCACCTATGCCACACAACTGAGTAAGCACTGTGTCGGCACCGGGGTAGAAATCTCCATATGGAGAGACTGCAGTGGCAACAGAAGGAGAGCATCAATGGCTGTGAACATTGTCGCTGATCGCACTGCGCTGGTCACAGTGGTCCTCACCACCTCTGTGCACAGCAAGCTGCAGACCTTGGAGGACTGTTTCTGGGGCTGTGCCTATCGCCTACACCACACACTGAAAGACAGGAAACTACTCCCCGGTGCTGGAAAGACTGAATTGCTTTGTGTTCAAATCCTTCAAAAGCACATTAAAGATAATGGTGAGCAAACAAGAGGCAAAGATGGAACCTCTGCCCCACAAGCTAAACAAGGAAGAGCAGGAAACCCACACAGGGCTGATGTGTTTCAACTCATGGCAGATGGTTGGATGGACTACATTTCCACTCTGATGTTGAACAGTGGAACCTGTTCAAAAGTGGACGCTTGGACTACAATCAATCAGCAGCTGATAGATTTGAATGGGGGATTATCTCTAGATGCTAATTTCTCAAGACTGCTATTAAGAGATGACACCGAGGATGGTATGATGTCCCCAGATATGAAGCGCAGTGCAGGGAAGGTCTATGACAATATGACAGTGAAGTTGGAAGCATGGAGGAAAGCCCTGGATCTTGTTTTCCTTGTGTTACAGACAGACACTGAGATCATTACTGGCATAGATCCTAAACAAGTGGAGGGGCAATCAAATGTTATGGTGCTTTAA
- the LOC112244666 gene encoding nucleoside diphosphate-linked moiety X motif 6: MSDMYIISPLTYEINFCTQECLRCEWLELTKTSSTTPITSRLARLLLHGLNQGFDKIDLAMEELPAVYSGRFYQPYHRVLPPGPA; this comes from the coding sequence ATGTCCGACATGTACATCATCAGCCCCCTCACATACGAAATCAACTTCTGCACCCAGGAGTGCCTGCGCTGTGAGTGGCTGGAGCTAACCAAGACTAGCTCCACTACTCCTATCACTAGCCGCCTAGCCAGGCTTCTGCTTCACGGCCTGAACCAGGGCTTCGACAAGATTGACCTGGCTATGGAGGAGCTGCCAGCTGTCTACTCAGGGAGGTTCTACCAGCCGTACCACAGGGTGCTGCCTCCAGGACCTGCCTAG